The segment TTTGATTTTTCGAtttaattcttctttttcttgttctaATCTTATTTGTAATTGAACTTGAAGGGTGATCAAGCATCAATAATAGCAGGAGTGATTGAATTCATCAAGGAATTACACCTTGTTCTTCAATCTCTTGAGGCGAAAAAGCGACGAAAGAGTCTAAGCCCTAGCCCTGGTCCTACTACTCCAAGGCCATTGCAACTAAGTCCTACACCTGAAAGTAGTCCATTTATTACTCATAATAATAACTTCAAGGAACTTGGAGCATGTTGTAATTCTCCAGTGGCTGATGTTGAAGCAAGAATATGTGGGTCAAATGTTATGTTGAGAACAATTTCAAAGAGGATTCCAGGTCAAATTGTGAAGATAATCAATGTGCTAGAGAAACTTTCTTTTGAGATTCTTCATCTCAACATCAGTACCATGCAGGATACTGTTCTATACTCCTTTGTCATCAAGGTGATCATCATATATccctttaattatttctaatttggAAATTCACAATAACTACGTCTCAGTCTCAAACTTTTTCTTCAcacaataatactaatatacTTGTTGGTAGTGTCAATTCTTTTGAATAGAGatatacattttcttaaaactaaTGTGATCAAGTTGACTATAACCGTAACCTTACATTTTCATGTGTGTTAATTGATTAATATGAAAGTGAGGAAAGAGATAATGATtcgtatataaatatattccaTATGTGATCGTGATCATTAATTTGGCGTTAAAGTCTTTAATCATCTTATCTAAAAGTTTAAGATCATTAGCACATGCCTTTATGTGTAAGCTTGATTCAATTTTACACAAGAACTTTGATTATAGCGTGTAATTATATCATCTAAAAACTTAAATCGTTAAAAGACGGTACACTTTCATATACTTTATTACATTTTCTTCACCCTACACACGTCTTCAAAgtctaatatttttattattcttgtaATGCAGATAGGACTGGAGTGCCAACTTAGTGTGGAAGAGCTAGCACTGGAAGTTCAAAAAAGCTTCACCTCATCTGATGTTTTATGTATCAACGAGATATAGatcaatttacaaaattaaataatactctAGTAATATCTAGCTAATTATGTACTCCCCATCTAATATTTATCTTCTTATGCTTTATTGCTATATATCTTTTGGATATATGTATACAAAGTGTAAGAAGATAATTTTGGAATGTAACAAATAATTTCCAACATTTTAAGGTTGGATTTAGTATGTGAAATGTTGCACTATTATATGACTAGATATACTTCTGAATTAGAAAAATTTGAGGATATATATTAATAcgtactattattttatttatatatagaaagataGACTTTATCTTTgtatctttttgttattttatatgttattataaGAGAAGAAAGTAGTTGCATGCAGTACTTgggttttaaatatatatatattttttttcatgttgcaATGGATGCTTTACAACgttattaattatattgtgTCTTATTTGGACGTTAATTACTCAAGTTTGGATATATCATATATGGATTACACCCAATCTTTTACTCTGAAAGTGATCAAATTAAGTTCATGAAGCCAAActcattgtttttctttttccttacgGTATGGAGTCCGCATTAGAACCCCAATTATATTCAGATCACAcactataaaattaatttaaaatggtgCTTTCAACAGAATTTCCTCCATACATCTAGGGTTCGAACCTAAAATCGTGAATTAAGAATGAAGCAATTCCATCCCTCCGCCTGACACATGTTGGTAATCTCAGTCATTGTCGTCTCATTTGTCTTGATGCCAAATAACTAACGAGAATTctgaattttaatgaattttataatatagTAGTTTAAAGTCCAAGGTGTAGTAActgatattaattaatattgtttcgttatttattttaattgattattatgAGGTTAGTTATATCATTAACATTAAACATTAGAATACCTAGCCTACTAAAACTGAATGAAGGAAAATCTCTTTGACTACCTATGTCTataatatatagagagagaatttttCAGTGTTTGAACTATAGAATAATTAAAAGCTTTtgggaaaaggaaaaagaaattactATAAAAATGACACTAATTAATACCTTTTGtattttatagttagaattCGGCTGGGAGTCGTTTGTCATGAGGTATAAGGTAGATTAATTGccctatcatttttattttagtgatAGAATAAATCATATCGTATTTCAAGATCACTTATtctgaaataattaattttgaataatcTGTCCCAACCAAACAAAGGATAGTTCAAAGATGTTTTTGTGATATTCAACATTTTGTAACCTTTAATTGGACTTGGCCCAACAATTTAAatatgggaaaattgtatatcatagcaaactaataacataaaataaatggagtagctagggtttgatttaattgtgctccatagcaaatgtTAGCTAAAGTTTgtcaggcgtctctctcccaaaaatctcgctcgccactctccattctcgctcgcctctctcgctttatacacagaagtgtataattttgtttctgttctgtataaagcgagagaaaattgtatatacacatgcaaaaatatatatcttcctgttatatacttaattatacaatttacaaacattttacttcaaatattgcagagaaaaaggccaacgaattacacaattgtgaattatacaattgcagtgaaataaaagtttctctagctttatacaacagaagtgtatatattgtgtttctgtttttgtataaagcgaggaaaaaacatatattttcttgctatacacttataattatgcaatatacatacattttaattcgattcaactgtatgcaaagcatattttataaaaatattgcagcgaaataggcagcgaattatacaactgTGCAGTATACAATCACaatgaaataggatagcgaattatacaatcacagcgaaataggccagcgaattatacaatttaggccagcaaattatacaattatatatatatatatatatagcgaattatacagttttatgtttgctatggagcgcaattatgcaaactttgctatagaatacaaaaatgaattttttgtttgctatatgtgaaagttgccctttaaATATCACAACATTCTAACCTTTGCAATTGGGCCGCCCAAAATAaatgtcttttattttctttgtttgttgttttgtttctcATTGATTACTAACGGCCCATTTGggtttgaaatgtttttttttcttaaaaaaagtgaagcttttattatgttttctgaaaatcaaaacaacataaaacaatttaaatgtAGATATTGATGACACATATTAATCATAATGGAGGAAAAAACTTACCAGCACCGGTTGTAATACAAAGATCTCCAAAAATTCAATTACTAAAATTAATCATCATGCAAAATTATATTAAGAGGATCATGCCTTTTAATTAAACTCATATTATAATCCTCCTCCAAAGTCATAAATCATAAGTATCTGTTAACTACTCTATTATTTCTTCAAATGTTGGTTACCTATCACGCAGAAAATAatcaataggaaaataattaagaCGTGGGGTCCCCAAATACTATAATTTCTCCGTCTAGTTTTACTTATCCAATATCGACTTGACTCACTTCTTAAGAAGCAACaaacaaaatgataattttatcatatcactatttgaataaataaaaataaattgtttttcaattttctaaacTGAAGCAAAAGTGTACAGAAATAGTAAATACTATTTAAGAAATGTGAATGTAtatcaaaaaaaacaaaaaaagaaactttGGTTAATCTTCTTCATGATTGCTTTGCCACATGAAACTAAGTACTATCTAATTGTTTGTTTAGTCAAATAGACATATCCTCTCTCACATGCATTGTGTATATTCATGTTGGTAATCATCATTATTCcttcttttttaactttttcattttattttttttttttaatttctttgctTTTTTGTGTTCATCCCTTACTCAAGACTCTACTTCTCTCACATGAATATTGCATTTCCCCACTTTTTTAGGGTTCTTTTCTTCATTGTCTTTTTATTCAGAGTTGTTGTCTGTCTTGTTGTTTACTTGGACAAATGTTGATTTCCAAAGAGGGAGTTTTGTTTCAAGTGTCAGTAATCTTACTTTTAATTATGAGATCAAAGACTTTAACTTTGACCAATAAAATGACCATTAACACCCTAAATACATGCTCAAATCTCAATAACATGTTCACCTAGACCTAGTTCTAGATTAGTCACAcatacttatatacatatatatgtactttttttgttatatataatgAAGTGATGGTAAATGAGAggctaaaataataataaggaatTGTTTATATAGAAGTGGTGTGTTATTACTCAAAAGTAGCACAAACACAAGCATACTATATAGTTTAGGGGAAATGTCCACAATTATCAAATGTACTACAAATTCAAATGAgtcaaatcattttataaaactCCAAAATTCATGGTCCCAACACCTTACTATACCTAAAAGTGTTACCATTTTGTTTGAACTTATAACCTCAATAAATATAATGGTCCAAACAGAAACAACCCATCATCACATACCAAATGCCCACATATCATGTCTCCTGGCCCAATAGTTTAAAATCCAATTTGAGTTTAGTTTTTATGTAAGGAAAGTCATTTTTTACGCTCAGTGAGAATCTGTTTGGTCAAGCATCTAAAATCGTGTCATCTAGAGTATTTAAATAGTTCACTTCAAAAGGATATGTTAGTGCCACGAAGAAGTCATAATTCAAATCGTTGAATCATCTATTGGGCCTtcatacatatattaatattagaaaaatcaaaaattttgacGAAAGAATCTATCACGAGAGTCGCacaaatttttcaataaaagaaaaaggagttAATTTTTCATGAACTTTGTTCATGCCAATGAAAATTTCTTCATAAaatgatcatatttttttaaagaacttgtcggtaataaatatttaatatcatagAAATAAACTTTAACCATTTTGGGTTTCCAAAAGATGGAATTAGTGACAACATGTATATGAATTATTTGTGTGACttcattattatcatattacTTCAAATGTACACGTAAATTAATTGTGATGTAATACACTGTATCAATATTATCTCCCTTAATCTTGTGGAAGTAGCTAGGAATATAATGATCATGTATATTTACTTAGATACACCATGacgaaataatacataaaatataaatactatagTTTTCAACAAGCTTTTTCATGTACAAATAATTATGACATGCCCATTACGTCATTTTTTAGGAGACGTTAggtatgaaatataaaatataataattttgagataaaataCGGAATCATTTTATCTTATATTAGATTGAAGGTATTAGAtagttattaaattaattattcaaccATTTATTCATTGAGGGAACAAAttgtttcatatatatatataacaagataacttatttcaaaataatttatctaaaaataattaatattggtATAACTTGTTTCTAATCGAACAACCCGCGAGGAAATATCCTCATTTTAATTGGCaaactaaaagtaaaaaaataaaataaaaagatgatatAAGGCTTTGTAAAAATATCTAGAGAAGAGGGAGGTGCACATGAATTATCAGTCAGAGATCTTAAAAAAAATGCTTGACATGCTAGAAGATATTTTcatgcaaaatatttttttttaggaaaagttacttttgtgtttgatttcctaaaactctattttaagaaaaatattttgcatcAAAAACCACTTATTAGATGAAAGTCGTTAATTTTCCTTTACAACAGTCTAAATTCGTTAATCaatattgtattttcttttttcatatttttaagaaaatataaactaaaagaGTGATTTTGAcagaattatttttatcttggtcgatcttaatttaatttcactgtttttttcatcatactaatctCTTTACACCTTTATTGATTACggttaaatataaaaatgaataattaattgtAAATCAACTATTGTTACTAAGCATGATTATTAGAATTATCCGAATGGAGTAtactatttatattaattagtcaatgtgtttgataaataattgagagaataagtaaatataaataaattaaaatttatttataatatattggacataaaattaaaattttatttttaatatttacagtcacattcaaaattttaaaatagaattaattaaGAGTGTAATTTAACAGGAGCCTTTAAGTTGAAACGGGGGGAGGAGTGAGGACTTTAGTCACTAAAAATGTAATGTTAatcaattttaactttttattagtGAGCTTAAACGATTCTTTAATCATTCAGATTTCCACGCTAATTCCTTTGTGATATAACATTCTTTTTTTCCTCCTACTTTATTGGAGTAATTcctacttaattattttatacgtGTGAAAATGAtattacaaatattaaattatcatgataaaagttacaatttttaaataattcttttattacTATTACGATATTTGATACAATTTTTGACATATATTCGACATTTATATTAACAAAAGAATATcgtatcaaaaatatattattatgtcAATATTAgtcatttagaaaaaaaaatatttttctattatttaaaaaaaaaaaaaaaaaaaggaagcgGCGAGAAATTGTGTTTGGTTTCTAAATTGGGACCCACCGTACTTCCAAAAAAGATTCCGTTTACTATCCGCACAAAAGGTGTATAGCAGGCTAAACGCCAATTATCGCCGTTAATGATGCTTCCGTCATCGTTTAAATTTCTGTTGATTTCCTCATTTACCCTTCGTAAAATCATTTAATTGCTCTTCCTTGCCACTTTACCGTTTCAATTTGTTCAACCAACGCCGTTTTGTTCGGCTTGGCTCGACTCAATAAGCCATTGAGCtattttctctccttttttttgGTGTGTGTTTACATTTTGACCCCAATAGTTTTTTTATAATTGCATTTGAAGGGAAAATGTAGTAAATGAggttttaatttattcattggAAATTGTAAGGAAAATTGGAGTAAATGAGATAAGGAAAGAAGAATGCAAGTTGGGATTTTCATATGACAAGAGGTGAATTGAGAGTTAGTTGTAGGGTATATAATGTTGACTGATTTTTTAAAGACATTTAATGGGGCATGTACCTTTGGGATATGAATTAAGTTTTATACTTaggtgaaattttaattttaaaaatatagaagtTATATGCATCAACTACAAAACTtaggtaaagaaaattttagtaGCTTTTTGATTGATTAgctcaatttttaatttgttggtgAGATTTGATTTTCACATTGTAGATTTCTTTCTAACTTTTCTTTTCCCTATTCCTAGCtaagatttaaaaataaataaaaagaatataaggTGGCAATTAAGACGGATAAAATTTACGTGCATCGGGTGTTTACGTCGATTT is part of the Solanum lycopersicum chromosome 1, SLM_r2.1 genome and harbors:
- the LOC101246861 gene encoding transcription factor MUTE, translating into MSHIAVERNRRRQMNENLKVLRSLTPCFYIKRGDQASIIAGVIEFIKELHLVLQSLEAKKRRKSLSPSPGPTTPRPLQLSPTPESSPFITHNNNFKELGACCNSPVADVEARICGSNVMLRTISKRIPGQIVKIINVLEKLSFEILHLNISTMQDTVLYSFVIKIGLECQLSVEELALEVQKSFTSSDVLCINEI